The proteins below are encoded in one region of Effusibacillus dendaii:
- a CDS encoding NAD-dependent epimerase/dehydratase family protein, producing MSRCLIGYTGFVGQTLLKQTTFDSLFNSKNISDIKGKNFDLIVCAGASAVKWKANQNPEEDLRNINSLIENLKEVETKKFILISTVDVYKNPILVDEDTVIEPGEIDPYGRHRFYLEQFAREHCKDTLTIRLPGLFGTGLKKNFIYDLLNNNCLHLTHYESAFQFYNLKNLWKDIQIALENNLEIVNFATEPVTAKEVALNCFGVDFSNVTEKPSVYYDMRSKFSNLFGEDLNYMCSKQHVLEQIKQFVAEQKRVE from the coding sequence ATGAGTCGATGTTTAATAGGCTACACAGGATTCGTTGGCCAAACGCTGCTTAAGCAGACCACTTTTGACAGCTTGTTCAATTCAAAGAACATATCAGATATAAAGGGTAAAAATTTTGATTTGATCGTTTGTGCAGGTGCCTCTGCCGTTAAATGGAAAGCGAATCAAAATCCTGAAGAGGATTTACGGAATATCAATTCTTTGATTGAAAATCTGAAAGAAGTGGAGACAAAAAAGTTTATTCTTATTTCCACAGTGGATGTTTACAAAAATCCTATTCTGGTAGATGAAGATACGGTAATCGAGCCGGGTGAAATCGATCCTTATGGCAGACATAGATTTTATCTGGAACAGTTTGCAAGAGAGCATTGTAAGGATACTTTGACCATTAGGTTGCCCGGACTTTTCGGTACAGGCCTCAAGAAAAATTTTATTTATGATCTACTTAACAATAACTGCCTGCATCTGACCCATTATGAAAGTGCCTTCCAGTTCTATAATTTGAAGAATTTATGGAAGGACATTCAAATAGCACTTGAGAACAATCTTGAAATCGTGAATTTCGCAACCGAACCGGTCACTGCAAAGGAAGTTGCTTTAAACTGCTTTGGAGTTGACTTTTCAAATGTTACTGAGAAACCATCAGTATACTACGACATGCGTTCCAAGTTTTCAAACCTCTTTGGAGAAGACTTAAACTATATGTGTTCGAAACAGCATGTGCTCGAACAGATAAAACAATTTGTTGCCGAGCAAAAGAGGGTTGAATAA
- a CDS encoding sugar phosphate isomerase/epimerase family protein: MKISISNIAWDNPEEEEISALMQSLSIRGVEIAPTKIWETPLEQDGVSIRGYRQFWEGKNIEIVAMQSLLFGRPELTIFDDEDVRLKTKEYLSKIIVLSSKLGIHVLVFGSPKNRSVRNLDKRKVWTIATEFFSDLGKIAEKCNVKFCIEPNPAEYGCDFINTSLQGLELVKEVNSPGFGLHLDSAAMILNGEDYYSTLEKCLPFLNHFHISEPYLQLVGERQDEHLKIAEALKSLGYRNWVSIEMKSGLSDSNFSSVRSAIEFVVKTYGN, encoded by the coding sequence ATGAAAATTTCTATTTCTAACATTGCTTGGGACAATCCTGAAGAAGAAGAGATTTCCGCATTGATGCAATCACTTTCGATTCGGGGAGTTGAAATCGCCCCTACAAAAATATGGGAAACTCCTCTCGAGCAGGATGGTGTTTCAATCAGGGGTTACAGACAATTCTGGGAAGGCAAAAATATTGAGATTGTTGCCATGCAATCTTTGCTCTTCGGCCGTCCAGAGTTAACGATTTTTGACGATGAAGATGTCAGGTTAAAAACGAAAGAGTATCTGTCAAAGATTATTGTTTTGTCTTCAAAGCTTGGAATTCATGTGTTAGTGTTTGGATCCCCCAAAAACCGGTCAGTCCGAAACTTGGATAAGAGAAAGGTATGGACCATAGCAACAGAATTTTTCTCCGATCTGGGCAAAATTGCAGAGAAGTGTAATGTGAAATTTTGTATAGAACCGAATCCAGCGGAATATGGTTGTGATTTTATAAACACTTCGCTTCAAGGACTTGAACTGGTAAAAGAAGTGAACAGCCCTGGATTTGGTTTGCACCTCGACAGTGCGGCCATGATATTAAATGGTGAAGATTATTATTCAACCCTGGAAAAGTGTTTGCCGTTTCTAAATCATTTTCATATCAGTGAGCCTTATCTTCAACTGGTAGGGGAGCGACAAGACGAACATTTGAAAATAGCTGAAGCTTTGAAGTCGCTGGGATACAGGAATTGGGTTTCGATTGAAATGAAAAGTGGATTGTCGGACTCTAATTTCTCGTCGGTAAGATCGGCTATAGAATTTGTGGTGAAGACATATGGAAATTAA
- a CDS encoding glycosyltransferase family 2 protein — protein sequence MKMNDDSWQIPKHNLIELKERASKYCVCIPVINEGERIRNQLQRMAEVAKGIDIIIADGGSTDGSLELDFLKSMGVKALLVKTDKGKLSAQLRMGFAYAIREGYEGIVTVDGNNKDSMESIPDFIKELESSADFVQGSRHVPGGQAINTPLIRRLAIKLIHVPVISMLSGFKYSDTTNGFRGHSRRLLLDPRVQPFRDLFDTYELLAYLSVKAPRMGYKVKEIPVIRKYPKTGKTPTKISPLKGNITLLKILLNLALKKYDVKCYVSPITHNREEIE from the coding sequence ATGAAAATGAATGATGATAGTTGGCAAATACCAAAACATAATTTAATCGAACTTAAGGAACGCGCATCAAAGTATTGTGTTTGTATTCCTGTTATCAATGAAGGGGAAAGAATTCGTAATCAATTGCAGAGGATGGCCGAGGTCGCCAAGGGGATAGATATCATCATTGCGGATGGCGGAAGTACCGATGGTTCATTGGAATTGGATTTTCTCAAATCCATGGGAGTCAAGGCGTTGCTTGTGAAAACGGATAAAGGAAAGCTCAGCGCACAATTGCGTATGGGATTCGCGTATGCGATTCGGGAGGGATACGAAGGAATTGTTACAGTTGATGGTAACAACAAGGATAGTATGGAGTCGATCCCTGACTTTATCAAAGAACTGGAATCCAGTGCGGATTTTGTACAAGGTTCCCGACATGTACCAGGCGGTCAGGCAATCAATACACCGTTGATTCGAAGACTTGCCATTAAGTTAATTCATGTTCCGGTCATTTCTATGTTATCTGGATTTAAATATTCGGATACTACGAATGGGTTTCGTGGACATTCCCGTAGACTTTTGCTGGATCCGAGAGTTCAACCTTTCAGGGACCTATTTGACACATATGAACTCTTAGCCTATCTTTCTGTCAAAGCCCCTAGAATGGGATATAAAGTAAAAGAAATTCCCGTTATCCGAAAGTACCCGAAAACCGGTAAAACCCCTACAAAAATTAGTCCACTAAAGGGAAATATTACACTGCTAAAGATTCTTCTCAATTTAGCTTTAAAAAAGTATGATGTTAAGTGTTATGTTAGTCCGATCACACACAACCGGGAGGAAATAGAATGA
- a CDS encoding sugar phosphate nucleotidyltransferase: MKGIILAGGTGSRLYPLTKVTNKHLLPVGKYPMIFHAIYKLREADIQEILIVTGKDHMGDVVNLLGSGRELGVEFTYKVQDQAGGIAQALGLAEAFVGNEQMVVILGDNVFSDSIIDYVKNFKQQQKGAKILIKEVHDPKRYGVPELQGDKIVSIEEKPSVPKSSFAVTGIYMYDSRVFDIIKTLVPSGRGELEITDVNNAYIQSNELTYDVLQGWWTDAGTHGSLTRANELAKDLYFGDDFGKLKL, encoded by the coding sequence ATGAAAGGCATTATCCTGGCGGGTGGAACTGGATCCCGTCTTTATCCACTTACAAAAGTAACAAATAAGCACTTACTGCCTGTAGGTAAATACCCGATGATTTTTCACGCTATTTATAAACTGCGTGAAGCAGATATTCAGGAAATCCTTATTGTGACCGGAAAGGATCACATGGGGGATGTGGTCAACCTTTTGGGAAGTGGCCGTGAATTAGGTGTAGAATTTACTTACAAGGTTCAAGACCAAGCAGGTGGAATTGCCCAAGCTCTGGGATTGGCGGAAGCGTTTGTCGGAAACGAGCAAATGGTTGTGATTCTTGGAGACAATGTGTTCTCTGATAGCATAATAGATTATGTTAAAAACTTTAAGCAACAGCAAAAAGGCGCCAAAATCTTGATTAAAGAAGTACACGATCCTAAACGGTACGGAGTTCCGGAACTGCAGGGTGACAAGATTGTTTCGATTGAGGAAAAACCTTCAGTTCCCAAGAGCTCTTTTGCAGTAACGGGTATCTATATGTATGACAGTCGTGTATTCGATATCATCAAAACCCTAGTTCCATCCGGCCGGGGGGAATTGGAAATCACAGATGTTAATAATGCCTATATTCAGAGTAATGAGCTGACCTATGATGTTCTGCAGGGATGGTGGACAGATGCAGGTACTCATGGATCCTTAACACGCGCCAATGAGCTGGCAAAGGATCTTTACTTTGGGGACGATTTCGGTAAGTTGAAACTATAA
- the rfbB gene encoding dTDP-glucose 4,6-dehydratase, whose amino-acid sequence MRLLITGGAGFIGSNFVHYMINKYPNYQIINLDALTYAGNLENLHNIERHSNYSFVKGDIIDRQLVDELFKRGVDVVVNFAAESHVDRSITDPDIFVKTNVMGTQVLLDVAKKYGVKKYVQVSTDEVYGTLGETGLFTEQTSLAPNSPYSASKAGADLLVRVYHETFGLPVNITRCSNNYGPYQFPEKLIPLMIANALSDKPLPVYGDGLNIRDWLHVYDHCSAIDLVIHKGKNGEVYNIGGNNERTNIDIVKTILHELGKPESLIRFVSDRLGHDRRYGIDAKKIKTELGWQPKYTFETGIKETIRWYLDHQDWWKRIQSGAYQEYYEKQYGERLGANK is encoded by the coding sequence ATGAGACTTCTTATTACCGGTGGAGCAGGATTTATAGGCAGTAACTTCGTCCACTACATGATTAATAAGTACCCGAATTATCAAATTATCAATCTGGATGCTTTAACGTACGCTGGAAACCTTGAGAATCTGCACAATATTGAAAGACATTCTAATTACTCCTTTGTAAAAGGGGATATCATAGACCGCCAATTGGTTGATGAGCTTTTTAAACGTGGAGTTGACGTGGTAGTTAACTTTGCTGCGGAATCTCATGTTGACCGGAGTATCACGGACCCAGATATATTTGTTAAAACGAATGTGATGGGAACACAGGTGTTGCTCGATGTGGCAAAAAAATATGGAGTTAAAAAATATGTTCAGGTATCAACTGATGAGGTATATGGTACATTAGGGGAAACGGGACTGTTTACAGAACAAACATCGCTCGCTCCAAACAGTCCTTATTCGGCGAGTAAAGCGGGGGCCGACTTGCTTGTCCGGGTGTATCATGAAACGTTTGGTCTGCCGGTTAACATTACCCGTTGTTCCAACAATTACGGACCGTATCAGTTTCCAGAAAAACTGATACCGTTGATGATTGCCAATGCTCTATCGGACAAGCCTCTGCCCGTGTATGGTGACGGTTTGAATATCCGAGACTGGCTGCATGTTTACGATCACTGTTCGGCCATCGATCTCGTGATTCACAAAGGGAAAAACGGGGAAGTATACAACATTGGTGGCAATAATGAGAGAACTAATATTGATATTGTAAAAACGATTCTGCACGAATTGGGTAAACCGGAATCCCTTATTCGATTTGTGTCAGATCGTCTCGGGCATGACCGCCGTTACGGGATTGACGCGAAAAAGATTAAAACGGAATTGGGGTGGCAACCAAAATATACGTTTGAAACTGGTATCAAGGAAACAATCCGATGGTATCTTGACCATCAGGATTGGTGGAAACGGATTCAGTCGGGAGCTTATCAGGAATATTACGAGAAACAATATGGAGAGCGGTTGGGTGCTAATAAATGA
- the rfbD gene encoding dTDP-4-dehydrorhamnose reductase — translation MRVLVTGANGQLGKDVVKILSERHEVHGFGRDRLDITDLTQCREVVRSIRPDIIIHAAAYTAVDLAESEEDQAYRLNALGTRNIALASREVEGKICYISTDYVFDGMAESPYREYDHTNPINVYGKSKHAGEQFVQTMTTKHFIVRTSWVYGLHGNNFVKTMLKLGKERESLQVVNDQIGSPTYTVDLAHFLEQLITTDFYGIYHATNAGVCSWFEFANAIFEESGITVNVNPCTTEEFPRPAARPNYSVLDHMAIRTNGLSDLRHWREALKDFMQEFKNQNF, via the coding sequence ATGAGAGTACTGGTGACAGGTGCAAATGGACAACTCGGGAAAGATGTTGTGAAAATTTTAAGTGAACGTCACGAAGTACACGGGTTTGGCCGTGATAGATTGGATATCACAGATCTGACACAGTGCCGTGAAGTGGTTCGTTCAATCAGACCAGATATAATCATACATGCGGCTGCTTATACGGCTGTTGATCTCGCCGAATCGGAAGAAGATCAGGCATATCGTTTAAATGCGTTGGGAACGAGAAATATTGCCCTTGCTTCCCGAGAAGTCGAAGGCAAGATTTGTTATATCAGTACCGATTACGTATTTGACGGAATGGCTGAAAGCCCGTACAGGGAATATGACCATACCAACCCTATCAACGTGTATGGAAAATCAAAACATGCTGGTGAACAGTTTGTACAAACGATGACAACCAAGCATTTCATTGTGAGAACATCTTGGGTGTATGGCCTGCACGGTAATAATTTTGTCAAAACCATGTTGAAGCTGGGCAAGGAACGGGAGTCACTTCAAGTGGTAAATGACCAGATCGGTTCGCCCACGTATACGGTCGATTTGGCTCATTTTCTTGAGCAATTGATAACAACCGATTTTTATGGAATTTATCACGCAACCAATGCAGGGGTTTGTTCCTGGTTTGAGTTTGCGAATGCAATCTTCGAAGAAAGTGGCATCACGGTAAATGTGAATCCTTGTACCACAGAAGAATTTCCCCGTCCTGCAGCCAGACCGAACTACTCTGTACTCGATCACATGGCCATTCGGACAAACGGTCTCTCCGATCTACGGCACTGGCGGGAAGCGTTGAAAGATTTCATGCAGGAATTCAAAAACCAAAATTTCTGA
- a CDS encoding glycosyltransferase family 2 protein: MSKVSVHIVTYNSARDIETCLASVFKQTCPIDQIIVIDNDSHDGTSEILQAYNNKIKFVQNNTNLGFAAAHNQAIRISNSDYCLILNPDVVLNPGYVERLLDHAKQDPEIGAATGKLLLASAVDQIDSTGILITKSRRAFDRGVNQPADRWNSVQEVFGVSGAAALYRREMIEDISLNCQFFDESFFAYKEDVDVAWRGQLLGWKAVYVPDAVAYHERGWKTGKRSKQSVRIRQHSYINRYQMMLKNESLFFFLLHLPFILPYELAAFLYMMVREPNVLSAWKILFRNLPHLIKWRKWIKQKRTVPYHEVYRFF, encoded by the coding sequence ATGTCAAAAGTGAGTGTTCATATTGTCACATATAACTCTGCTCGTGATATCGAAACCTGTTTAGCGTCCGTATTCAAGCAGACCTGCCCGATTGACCAAATCATAGTGATCGACAATGATTCCCATGATGGTACTTCGGAAATACTACAAGCGTATAACAATAAAATTAAGTTTGTGCAGAATAACACAAATTTGGGGTTTGCAGCCGCCCATAATCAAGCGATTCGGATATCGAACAGCGATTATTGTTTAATCTTAAATCCGGATGTGGTTCTTAATCCTGGTTATGTTGAGAGATTGCTAGATCATGCGAAACAAGACCCTGAAATTGGGGCGGCCACCGGCAAATTGTTGCTTGCCTCTGCAGTCGATCAAATTGACAGCACAGGTATCTTAATCACTAAATCCCGCAGGGCGTTTGATCGGGGAGTCAACCAACCTGCAGATCGATGGAACTCAGTTCAAGAAGTATTTGGCGTATCGGGTGCTGCCGCTTTGTACCGACGAGAAATGATTGAGGACATTAGCTTAAACTGCCAATTTTTTGATGAATCTTTCTTTGCCTACAAAGAAGATGTCGATGTGGCGTGGCGCGGTCAGTTGTTAGGGTGGAAAGCTGTTTATGTGCCGGACGCCGTTGCGTACCATGAACGTGGTTGGAAAACGGGGAAGCGATCTAAACAGTCGGTGCGGATTCGCCAACACTCTTATATTAATCGTTATCAGATGATGCTAAAAAACGAGAGTTTATTTTTCTTTCTGCTCCATCTACCGTTTATATTGCCTTATGAACTGGCGGCATTTCTGTACATGATGGTAAGGGAGCCAAACGTATTGTCTGCTTGGAAAATCTTGTTTAGAAATTTGCCCCATTTGATCAAATGGCGCAAATGGATTAAACAGAAACGAACAGTACCGTATCATGAGGTCTATCGTTTCTTTTAA
- the rfbC gene encoding dTDP-4-dehydrorhamnose 3,5-epimerase gives MKITETKLSGVFIIEPDVFEDHRGFFMESYNQEKFRGLGLDFNFVQDNQSLSVEVGTLRGLHYQLEPKAQTKLVRVLSGAIYDVAVDIRKNSPTFGQWVAVELSVANKKQLLIPKGFAHGFCTIEPNTMVFYKVDEFYSPEHDRGILWNDPEIGIPWPTDNPVLSQKDQIHPSLKNAEIS, from the coding sequence ATGAAGATCACAGAAACGAAATTATCGGGAGTATTCATCATCGAACCGGATGTGTTTGAAGATCATCGCGGTTTTTTTATGGAAAGTTACAATCAGGAGAAGTTCCGAGGATTAGGCCTGGACTTTAATTTTGTGCAGGACAACCAGTCGTTATCCGTGGAAGTGGGTACGCTGCGTGGATTGCATTACCAATTGGAGCCGAAAGCGCAAACCAAATTGGTCCGTGTCTTGTCTGGTGCCATCTATGATGTAGCGGTTGATATCCGAAAAAATTCTCCAACGTTTGGTCAGTGGGTGGCAGTCGAGTTAAGCGTTGCGAATAAGAAGCAGTTGCTGATTCCGAAAGGATTTGCCCACGGATTCTGTACAATTGAACCGAATACGATGGTATTCTATAAAGTGGACGAGTTTTATTCACCCGAACATGATCGCGGGATTCTGTGGAATGACCCGGAGATTGGAATTCCGTGGCCGACTGATAACCCCGTTTTATCCCAGAAAGATCAAATTCATCCTTCATTAAAAAATGCGGAAATCAGTTGA
- a CDS encoding glycosyltransferase family 2 protein, with translation MDLSIVIVSYNTKDLLIQTLDSVFRHTSGLYLEVFVVDNASSDGSPEAVTDLYPQVKIIRNQKNEGFAAANNQAIEQATGRYILLLNSDTIVQESTFHTMITYMDGHSKIGAAGCKVVKPDGTLDLACRRSFPTPMNSLYQALKLDKLFPQSPRFASYNLTYLDENEMYQVDCLVGAFMMVRRETIDQVGMLDDQFFMYGEDIDWCYRIKQAGWQIWYYPKTSIIHYKGASSAKKKYRMIWEFHRAMILYYRKHHAGNSIFLVNWLVYLGILSRYVMVATLNLFKKRGKQHDPLLSNPSQSHTYTA, from the coding sequence ATGGATCTGTCAATTGTCATCGTCAGTTACAACACCAAAGACCTCCTGATCCAAACGCTCGATTCAGTGTTTCGTCACACTTCAGGGCTTTACTTGGAAGTATTTGTGGTAGATAACGCTTCATCCGATGGAAGTCCAGAGGCAGTAACGGATCTGTATCCACAGGTGAAGATTATCCGTAATCAAAAGAACGAGGGATTCGCAGCAGCTAACAACCAGGCGATTGAACAGGCAACGGGTCGCTATATACTGCTGTTAAATTCCGACACCATTGTGCAGGAATCAACGTTTCATACGATGATTACATATATGGATGGTCATTCAAAGATCGGTGCGGCTGGATGCAAAGTCGTTAAACCGGACGGAACGCTTGATTTGGCTTGTCGCCGCAGTTTTCCGACACCGATGAATTCCTTGTACCAGGCGTTAAAACTGGACAAATTGTTTCCGCAAAGCCCGCGCTTTGCCTCCTACAATCTGACATATCTCGATGAAAACGAAATGTATCAGGTAGATTGTCTGGTTGGTGCGTTTATGATGGTGCGGCGGGAAACGATTGACCAGGTCGGGATGCTTGACGACCAGTTTTTTATGTATGGCGAAGATATTGATTGGTGCTATCGGATCAAACAGGCCGGTTGGCAGATTTGGTATTATCCGAAAACAAGTATCATTCATTATAAAGGGGCCAGCAGTGCGAAAAAGAAGTACCGCATGATTTGGGAGTTCCACAGGGCTATGATCCTTTATTACCGGAAACATCATGCCGGAAATTCTATATTTCTGGTAAACTGGCTGGTCTATTTAGGAATCTTGTCGCGTTACGTGATGGTTGCAACGTTAAACCTGTTCAAAAAGCGAGGGAAGCAGCATGATCCGCTCTTATCAAACCCTTCTCAATCGCATACTTATACTGCTTGA
- a CDS encoding undecaprenyl-phosphate glucose phosphotransferase — translation MIRSYQTLLNRILILLDASVVALAFYLAWFLKFRSGLMDSTDSIGELGYVGIAIAMILVYLITNSIYGLYTPHRTRRLRSELTQIVKSSVTGVLILMSILFFIKEIHVSRAVLGMFMGLSVVFLSMERIGLRMVLRRMRSMGYNKKFMLIIGAGPLGRNVLKLITDNRQFGFEVLGFLDDRLYPVAETVDDVPILGTIDELETVLNSHLIDQVVLALPIEAHHKIGQIISLCEKMGIQALIIPDYFNYLPAKPKFEEVGGIPMIDVRHVPLDEAMNAGIKRIFDIGFSLAALLVLSPLLLIIAVGVKLTSPGPVLFAQERVGKNRRIFKMYKFRSMRVSTDESSDTQWTVENDPRRTKFGSFLRKTSLDELPQFFNVLKGDMSIIGPRPERPYFVEQFKEDIPKYMIKHRVRPGITGWAQINGWRGDTSIEERIKYDIHYIENWTFAMDLKIVWKTVVNGFVNKNAY, via the coding sequence ATGATCCGCTCTTATCAAACCCTTCTCAATCGCATACTTATACTGCTTGATGCGAGCGTAGTTGCCCTTGCGTTCTATTTGGCATGGTTTCTGAAATTCCGCTCCGGATTGATGGATTCGACCGATTCAATTGGCGAATTGGGTTACGTAGGAATCGCCATAGCCATGATTCTCGTCTATTTGATTACCAATTCGATATATGGGCTGTACACGCCCCATCGAACCCGGAGGCTTCGGAGTGAATTGACGCAGATTGTCAAAAGTTCAGTGACGGGCGTTCTGATTCTGATGAGTATCCTGTTCTTTATTAAAGAAATTCACGTTTCCCGTGCGGTACTGGGGATGTTTATGGGCCTGTCTGTTGTTTTCCTTTCAATGGAACGGATCGGTTTGCGGATGGTTTTACGGCGAATGCGATCGATGGGATACAACAAAAAGTTTATGCTGATTATTGGGGCTGGTCCGTTGGGCCGGAATGTACTGAAACTGATCACGGATAACAGACAGTTCGGATTTGAAGTGCTGGGATTTCTGGACGACCGACTGTATCCGGTTGCCGAAACGGTGGATGATGTGCCAATTTTGGGAACGATAGACGAACTGGAAACCGTTTTAAACAGCCATTTGATCGATCAGGTGGTATTGGCGCTGCCCATCGAGGCACATCATAAGATTGGACAGATTATCAGCCTGTGTGAAAAAATGGGCATTCAGGCGCTCATCATCCCGGACTATTTCAACTACCTGCCTGCCAAACCGAAATTTGAAGAAGTCGGCGGCATTCCGATGATCGATGTGCGGCATGTGCCTTTGGACGAGGCGATGAATGCGGGCATCAAGCGGATTTTTGACATCGGGTTTTCGTTGGCGGCTTTATTGGTACTTTCCCCGCTGCTTCTCATCATTGCGGTCGGTGTCAAACTTACATCGCCCGGCCCTGTTCTGTTCGCGCAGGAACGGGTAGGGAAAAACCGCCGGATTTTTAAAATGTACAAGTTTCGCTCAATGCGGGTCAGCACGGATGAATCGTCGGATACGCAGTGGACGGTGGAAAATGACCCCCGTCGAACGAAGTTTGGTTCTTTCTTGCGAAAAACCAGTTTGGATGAGCTCCCCCAGTTCTTTAATGTGCTGAAGGGAGATATGAGCATTATCGGTCCGCGTCCGGAACGGCCTTATTTTGTCGAACAGTTTAAAGAGGATATTCCGAAATACATGATCAAGCACCGTGTTCGCCCGGGGATCACCGGCTGGGCGCAGATCAACGGCTGGCGCGGCGACACGTCGATTGAAGAACGTATCAAGTATGATATACATTATATTGAGAACTGGACCTTTGCAATGGATTTGAAGATTGTGTGGAAAACGGTGGTTAATGGGTTTGTTAATAAGAATGCGTATTGA
- a CDS encoding sulfite exporter TauE/SafE family protein has product MNLWMIVGGFFVGAMIGMTGMGGGLLMTPLLILGFGVAPSIAVGTDLVFAATTKLFGAWQHWRQKTVDFALLRYVAMGSVPGTLLGGFCVRLLKQSAGGQSEIWMSKTLAIVFLFIALIMILQVIKSFRGSSIHAVQREPFATSHMNRYLVAVIGFLVGFLVAVTSVGSGTLFMALLLYFYPLSVSKLVGTDIVHGVLITALAALIHWGIGTIDLRMVLNLTAGSIIGVLVGSRMSVKIPDLILRIVLIVILVLSSVKLL; this is encoded by the coding sequence ATGAATCTCTGGATGATAGTCGGCGGATTTTTTGTGGGAGCCATGATAGGTATGACGGGCATGGGGGGCGGATTGTTAATGACCCCCCTATTAATTTTGGGCTTTGGAGTCGCTCCTTCCATCGCGGTCGGAACCGATCTGGTGTTTGCTGCGACGACCAAGCTATTCGGAGCCTGGCAGCATTGGCGGCAAAAAACGGTAGATTTCGCCCTGTTGAGATATGTGGCGATGGGAAGCGTGCCGGGAACGCTGCTGGGCGGATTTTGCGTTCGCCTGTTGAAACAGTCGGCGGGTGGCCAATCGGAAATCTGGATGAGCAAAACATTGGCGATTGTTTTTCTATTTATCGCACTGATTATGATTCTGCAGGTTATCAAATCCTTTCGAGGAAGTTCCATACATGCCGTGCAGCGAGAACCGTTCGCGACTTCTCATATGAATCGCTATCTTGTTGCAGTCATCGGGTTTCTGGTTGGTTTCCTGGTGGCGGTGACTTCGGTGGGAAGCGGGACTTTGTTTATGGCGCTTTTATTATATTTTTATCCGTTATCCGTGTCCAAGCTGGTAGGTACAGATATTGTTCATGGTGTTTTGATCACGGCGCTTGCCGCATTGATTCATTGGGGCATTGGTACTATTGATCTTCGAATGGTATTGAATTTAACGGCCGGATCAATTATAGGGGTGCTTGTTGGCAGCAGAATGAGTGTCAAAATTCCGGACCTGATTTTGCGGATCGTTCTGATTGTCATTCTTGTTCTGTCATCTGTTAAGCTTTTGTGA
- a CDS encoding cytotoxin produces the protein MIVVRSDRFVKVFKKLGSKEEQKRIICALELMGRDFRHPSLRVKRIQGTEALWEASASMDLRIVFEMTEDAIYLYRCGQHDILNRL, from the coding sequence ATGATTGTTGTCCGCTCCGACAGATTTGTAAAAGTTTTTAAAAAACTCGGTTCCAAAGAGGAACAAAAACGAATTATCTGCGCGCTGGAACTGATGGGTCGTGATTTTCGACATCCATCGTTACGGGTCAAACGTATTCAAGGAACAGAAGCGCTATGGGAGGCTTCCGCGTCCATGGATCTTCGTATTGTGTTTGAGATGACGGAGGATGCCATCTATTTATATCGATGCGGTCAACATGATATATTGAATCGTCTGTGA